A genomic window from Anguilla rostrata isolate EN2019 chromosome 14, ASM1855537v3, whole genome shotgun sequence includes:
- the LOC135239515 gene encoding probable G-protein coupled receptor 21 translates to MNDSSDSNQSSAPFCLLDLGYSHVLNTCVLEVAIILFLTVLIIAGNLVVIFVFHCAPLLNHHTTSAFIQTMAYADLLVGVSCLIPSLSLLHYLGRLDEELTCKIFGYMVSVLKSVSMASLACVSVDRYVAITRPLSYATLVTACRLRVCIVLIWLYSGLVFLPSFFGWGKPGYHGDIMRWCAESWATRPHFTSFIVALLYAPAALTVCFTYCNIFRICQQHTREMSERRARFGPQEGEPGEGPASPDKRYAMVLFRITSVFYILWLPYIIYFLLESAGIYRHPVASFLTTWLAISNSFCNCLIYSLSNSAFRKGLKRLCSFCVRRVDGKKPAGAGGGGGGGSARSACHA, encoded by the coding sequence ATGAACGACTCGTCAGACAGCAACCAGAGCAGTGCGCCGTTCTGCCTCCTGGACCTGGGCTACTCGCACGTGCTCAACACCTGCGTCCTGGAGGTGGccatcatcctcttcctcaccgtGCTCATCATCGCCGGGAACCTGGTGGTGATCTTCGTCTTCCACTGCGCGCCCCTGCTCAACCACCACACCACCAGCGCCTTCATCCAGACCATGGCCTACGCCGACCTGCTGGTGGGCGTCAGCTGCCTGATCCCGTCGCTCTCCCTGCTGCACTACCTGGGCCGGCTGGACGAGGAGCTCACCTGCAAGATCTTCGGCTACATGGTGTCGGTGCTGAAGAGCGTCTCCATGGCGTCGCTGGCGTGCGTGAGCGTGGACCGCTACGTGGCCATCACGCGGCCGCTCTCCTACGCCACGCTGGTGACGGCGTGCCGCCTGCGCGTCTGCATCGTGCTCATCTGGCTCTACTCGGGCCTCGTCTTCCTCCCGTCCTTCTTCGGCTGGGGCAAGCCCGGCTACCACGGCGACATCATGCGCTGGTGCGCGGAGTCCTGGGCCACGCGGCCGCACTTCACCTCCTTCATCGTGGCGCTGCTGTACGCGCCCGCCGCCCTCACCGTCTGCTTCACCTACTGCAACATCTTCCGCATCTGCCAGCAGCACACGCGCGAGATGAGCGAGCGCCGCGCCCGCTTCGGGCCCCAGGAGGGCGAGCCGGGCGAGGGCCCCGCCTCGCCCGACAAGCGCTACGCCATGGTGCTCTTCCGCATCACCAGCGTCTTCTACATCCTCTGGCTGCCCTACATCATCTACTTCCTGCTGGAGAGCGCCGGCATCTACCGCCACCCCGTGGCCTCCTTCCTCACCACCTGGCTGGCCATCAGCAACAGCTTCTGCAACTGCCTGATCTACAGCCTGTCCAACAGCGCCTTCCGCAAGGGCCTGAAGCGGCTGTGCTCCTTCTGCGTGCGCCGCGTGGACGGCAAGAAGCCGGCGGGcgccgggggaggaggaggaggaggcagcgcGCGCTCGGCGTGCCACGCGTAG